A single genomic interval of Lepidochelys kempii isolate rLepKem1 chromosome 13, rLepKem1.hap2, whole genome shotgun sequence harbors:
- the LOC140897099 gene encoding ribonuclease-like: protein MAPRGPRPTLLLPLILLAAGLAQLSEGASYQQFVTQHVNNPKTSASSNRLYCNLLMQRRGLTRRQCKPTNTFIHAPTGQLRDICGSRGRPVSGNLYDSNRSFRVTTCRVLPGSRPGHCRYRAATGVTRVRVACVQGLPVHLEPTYLP from the coding sequence ATGGCCCCAAGAGGACCCCGCCCCACGCTCCTACTGCCCCTCATCCTGCTGGCTGCCGGCCTGGCCCAGCTCAGTGAAGGTGCCAGCTACCAGCAGTTTGTGACACAACACGTCAACAACCCCAAGACCAGTGCCTCCAGCAACCGGCTCTACTGCAACCTCCTGATGCAGCGCAGGGGCCTGACCCGCCGCCAATGCAAACCAACCAATACCTTCATCCACGCCCCCACCGGCCAGCTCCGAGACATCTGCGGCAGCAGAGGGAGACCCGTCAGCGGCAACCTCTATGACAGCAACAGATCATTCAGAGTCACCACATGCCGGGTGCTGCCTGGCTCCCGACCAGGGCACTGTAGATACAGGGCTGCAACCGGAGTCACCAGGGTCCGTGTGGCCTGTGTCCAGGGGCTGCCTGTGCACTTAGAGCCAACGTACCTGCCATGA